The proteins below come from a single Catenulispora sp. EB89 genomic window:
- a CDS encoding Lrp/AsnC family transcriptional regulator: MTDRTNDRASGGVGGYHLDPLSKAIIEQLQQDGRRAYATIGRAVGLSEAAVRQRVQKLIDAGVMQIVAVTDPLTVGFHRQAMIGIRAEGDLEPVADALAAMAEVDYVVMTAGSFDLLVEVVCADDDHLLEIINKRIRALPQVRSTESFVYLKLRKQTYTWGAL, encoded by the coding sequence GTGACCGACAGGACGAACGACCGGGCCAGCGGCGGCGTGGGCGGCTACCACTTGGACCCGCTGTCCAAGGCCATCATCGAGCAGCTCCAGCAGGACGGTCGGCGCGCCTACGCGACGATCGGCCGCGCGGTGGGCCTGAGCGAGGCGGCGGTGCGCCAGCGCGTGCAGAAGCTGATCGACGCCGGCGTGATGCAGATCGTGGCCGTGACCGACCCGCTGACCGTGGGCTTCCACCGCCAGGCGATGATCGGCATCCGCGCCGAGGGCGATCTGGAGCCGGTGGCCGACGCGCTGGCGGCGATGGCCGAGGTGGACTACGTGGTGATGACCGCCGGGTCCTTCGACCTGCTGGTCGAGGTGGTCTGCGCGGACGACGACCACCTCCTGGAGATCATCAACAAGCGGATCCGTGCTCTCCCGCAGGTCCGGTCGACCGAATCTTTCGTCTACCTGAAGCTTCGCAAGCAAACGTACACCTGGGGCGCTCTGTAA
- a CDS encoding peroxiredoxin — protein MPAVGERAPAFTLTDQHGQTVSLADFRGKQAVLLVFYPFAFSRVCGSELQAIHESVDDFQNERVQVLAASCDALYSLRAYADEAGFGFPLLADHWPHGGAARAYGVFDEERGCAVRGTFLIDSAGVVRWSVVNGLADARSLDEYRAALTAAGV, from the coding sequence GTGCCGGCGGTCGGCGAACGGGCCCCGGCCTTCACGCTGACCGACCAGCACGGGCAGACCGTCTCCCTGGCGGATTTCCGGGGCAAGCAGGCCGTGCTGCTGGTCTTCTATCCGTTCGCCTTCTCCCGGGTCTGTGGCTCGGAACTGCAGGCGATCCATGAAAGCGTCGACGACTTCCAGAACGAGCGCGTCCAGGTGCTCGCGGCGTCGTGCGACGCGCTGTACTCGCTGCGCGCGTACGCCGACGAAGCCGGCTTCGGCTTCCCGCTGTTGGCCGACCACTGGCCGCACGGCGGGGCGGCGCGCGCGTACGGGGTCTTCGACGAGGAGCGCGGTTGCGCCGTCCGAGGGACCTTCCTGATCGACAGTGCGGGGGTGGTGCGCTGGTCCGTGGTCAACGGCCTGGCGGACGCACGCTCGCTGGACGAATACCGAGCCGCCCTCACCGCGGCCGGCGTGTGA
- a CDS encoding gamma-aminobutyraldehyde dehydrogenase, producing the protein MIHLIPEENHTVEPRQLRNYVGGKPVDTVSGRTSQIIDPVTEQVVANAPISEPDDVDAAMRAAAEAFPAWRDTTPSERQRLLLKVADAIEARAAEIVAVESQNTGKPLGLTASEELPPMVDQIRFFAGAARMLEGTASGEYLAGHSSWIRREPVGVCAQVAPWNYPAMMAVWKFAPAIAAGNTVVLKPSDTTPMSSLLMAEIIGEILPAGVFNVICGDRDTGRAMVEHKTPAMASITGSVRAGMEVAKSAAADVKRVHLELGGKAPVIVYADADLDAAVEGISVAGFFNAGQDCTAATRVLVEDAAYEAFVEKLTEAAKNTKTGNPDDEDVLYGPLNNANQLRHVTGFIDRLPAHAKVETGGTRVGDVGFFFAPTVVSGLQQDDEIIQNEVFGPVITVQKFSGEEQALSWANGVEYALASSVWTKDHGKAMRAAKALDFGCVWINTHIPLVAEMPHGGFKHSGYGKDLSVYGFEDYTRIKHVMSNIEG; encoded by the coding sequence ATGATCCACCTGATCCCAGAGGAGAACCACACCGTGGAACCACGCCAGCTGCGCAACTACGTGGGCGGCAAGCCGGTCGACACCGTGTCCGGCCGGACCAGCCAGATCATCGACCCGGTCACCGAGCAGGTGGTCGCGAACGCGCCGATCTCCGAGCCCGACGACGTCGACGCCGCGATGCGCGCCGCTGCCGAGGCCTTCCCGGCCTGGCGCGACACCACCCCCTCGGAGCGGCAGCGGCTGCTGCTGAAGGTGGCCGACGCGATCGAGGCGCGCGCCGCCGAGATCGTCGCGGTGGAGTCGCAGAACACCGGCAAGCCGCTGGGCCTGACCGCCTCGGAGGAACTGCCCCCGATGGTGGACCAGATCCGCTTCTTCGCCGGCGCCGCCCGGATGCTGGAGGGCACCGCCTCGGGCGAGTACCTGGCCGGCCACAGCTCCTGGATCCGGCGCGAGCCGGTCGGGGTCTGCGCGCAGGTCGCGCCCTGGAACTACCCGGCGATGATGGCGGTGTGGAAGTTCGCGCCGGCCATCGCCGCGGGCAACACCGTGGTGCTCAAGCCCTCGGACACCACGCCGATGTCCTCCCTGCTGATGGCCGAGATCATCGGCGAGATCCTGCCGGCCGGCGTGTTCAACGTGATCTGCGGCGACCGGGACACCGGCCGCGCGATGGTCGAGCACAAGACCCCGGCGATGGCCTCGATCACCGGCTCGGTGCGGGCCGGCATGGAGGTGGCCAAGAGCGCCGCCGCCGACGTCAAGCGCGTGCACCTGGAGCTCGGCGGCAAGGCCCCGGTCATCGTCTACGCCGACGCCGACCTGGACGCCGCGGTCGAGGGCATCTCGGTCGCCGGGTTCTTCAACGCCGGACAGGACTGCACGGCGGCCACCCGCGTGCTGGTCGAGGACGCGGCGTACGAGGCCTTCGTCGAGAAGCTGACCGAGGCCGCGAAGAACACCAAGACCGGCAACCCGGACGACGAGGACGTGCTGTACGGCCCGCTGAACAACGCCAACCAGCTGCGCCACGTCACCGGCTTCATCGACCGGCTGCCGGCGCACGCGAAGGTGGAGACCGGCGGGACCCGGGTCGGGGACGTGGGCTTCTTCTTCGCACCGACCGTCGTCTCCGGCTTGCAGCAGGACGACGAGATCATCCAGAACGAGGTCTTCGGGCCGGTGATCACCGTGCAGAAGTTCTCCGGCGAGGAGCAGGCGCTCAGCTGGGCCAACGGTGTGGAGTACGCGCTGGCTTCGTCGGTGTGGACCAAGGACCACGGCAAGGCGATGCGCGCGGCGAAGGCGCTGGACTTCGGGTGCGTGTGGATCAACACGCACATCCCGCTGGTCGCCGAGATGCCGCACGGCGGGTTCAAGCACTCCGGGTACGGCAAGGACCTGTCGGTGTACGGGTTCGAGGACTACACGCGGATCAAGCACGTGATGAGCAACATCGAGGGCTGA
- a CDS encoding DUF1918 domain-containing protein, whose product MRASVGDRLHVHAAHVGEADRTGEIIDVKGAAGTPPYLVRFDDGHQGLVFPGPDAVVEGRAVEDLSGDTAPDSPSDG is encoded by the coding sequence ATGCGAGCTTCAGTGGGAGACCGGCTTCACGTGCACGCCGCCCACGTCGGCGAGGCCGACCGGACCGGCGAGATCATCGACGTCAAGGGGGCCGCCGGCACCCCTCCCTACCTGGTGCGCTTCGACGACGGGCATCAAGGACTGGTTTTCCCCGGACCCGACGCGGTGGTCGAGGGGCGGGCCGTGGAGGACCTCTCGGGCGACACCGCGCCGGACTCGCCGTCCGACGGGTAG
- a CDS encoding tetratricopeptide repeat protein, which yields MTDETISAAPEPAGAVDLADFIERLRTLRAHAGSPSFRVLAKRVGPLLKPPQEITHSTVSDVFDPSRRRLNQELVAAIVQALGVPEAQVPRWRAACVAAHATRRPTGTAGVFRQLPAELATFTGRRAELAAVMGLVGAADAAGAAGAAGAAGAAADISAADITPPHTVVVSAIEGMAGVGKTQLVIRAAHELVRAGRFADVQLYVNLRGFDADADPADPADVLDSFLRQLEVPARRIPADRAERAAMFRDRIAGRDALVVLDNAADEAQVADLIPADPRCLVLVTSRRNLAGLDGARLFRLDVFPLRDALELLARVVGDERVAAEPDAAEQVVRLCGLLPLAVSLAAARLRSRPAWSLERLAAYLRDSGLDAVRAGSRELRPVFDLSYRDLPTDPARAFRMVSLHPGRGFTTGAVAALMGTSEGAARGALEMLVDENLVEQRTADRYELHDLLHAYALERAEIDESAAERDEALARLLSWYLHTAENVSRAVEKRRLLEPLPPRPGEPAPPRFDSAPEAMAWYDAERGNLSAVLALAADTGRHELALRLPVTLLGCYQLRKDWTHWRAGYERGLASAREIGDRAGENRLLNGLGLALYDVQEYEKAVEVYEAGLAVAEELGDLSQVASILGNIAGCHSRLGDYATSEQMHLRGLELFREVGNPQNLASSLTNLGNMLQEAKRLEEARTAQTEAWAAAREAGNRRYEAIILFNLAEVCMDLGRLAEAEEDYRLSVAAAREAGDRPVEAEALRSLARPLRALSRPAEAREVLREALAVFEALGSPEAAVTRERLAELGG from the coding sequence GTGACGGACGAGACGATCTCCGCGGCGCCCGAGCCGGCGGGGGCGGTGGATCTTGCCGACTTCATCGAGCGGCTGCGGACGCTGCGGGCGCACGCCGGCTCGCCGTCGTTCCGGGTGCTCGCCAAGCGCGTCGGGCCGCTGCTGAAGCCGCCGCAGGAGATCACGCACTCGACGGTCAGCGACGTCTTCGATCCGAGCCGGCGACGGCTGAACCAGGAGCTGGTCGCGGCGATCGTGCAGGCCCTCGGCGTCCCCGAGGCGCAGGTCCCGCGCTGGCGCGCGGCGTGTGTGGCGGCGCACGCGACCCGGCGCCCGACCGGCACCGCCGGGGTGTTCCGGCAGCTGCCGGCGGAGCTGGCGACGTTCACCGGCCGACGTGCGGAGCTGGCCGCGGTGATGGGGCTGGTCGGCGCCGCGGACGCCGCTGGAGCTGCTGGAGCTGCTGGCGCCGCTGGCGCAGCCGCCGATATCAGCGCCGCTGATATCACCCCGCCCCACACCGTCGTGGTCTCCGCGATCGAGGGCATGGCCGGCGTCGGCAAAACCCAGCTGGTCATCCGCGCCGCCCACGAACTGGTCCGCGCCGGCCGCTTCGCCGACGTCCAGCTCTACGTGAACCTGCGCGGCTTCGACGCCGACGCCGACCCCGCCGACCCGGCCGACGTCCTCGACTCGTTCCTGCGGCAGCTGGAGGTGCCGGCCCGGCGGATCCCGGCGGACCGGGCCGAGCGCGCCGCGATGTTCCGGGACCGGATCGCCGGCCGCGACGCGCTGGTGGTGCTGGACAACGCCGCCGACGAGGCCCAGGTCGCCGATCTGATCCCGGCCGATCCGCGGTGCCTGGTGCTGGTCACCAGCCGGCGGAACCTGGCCGGGCTGGACGGCGCGCGCCTGTTCCGGCTGGACGTCTTCCCGCTGCGCGACGCGCTGGAGCTGCTGGCACGCGTGGTCGGCGACGAACGGGTCGCGGCCGAACCGGACGCCGCCGAGCAGGTGGTGCGGCTGTGCGGGCTGCTGCCGCTGGCGGTGTCGTTGGCGGCGGCGCGGCTGCGGTCGCGGCCGGCGTGGAGCCTGGAGCGGCTCGCGGCGTATCTGCGGGACAGCGGGCTGGACGCGGTGCGGGCCGGGAGCAGGGAGCTGCGTCCGGTGTTCGATCTCTCCTACCGCGACCTCCCGACGGACCCGGCGCGCGCCTTCCGGATGGTGAGCCTGCATCCCGGCCGCGGCTTCACGACCGGCGCGGTGGCGGCGCTGATGGGGACGTCGGAGGGCGCGGCGCGGGGCGCGCTGGAGATGCTGGTCGACGAGAACCTGGTCGAGCAGCGCACCGCCGACCGCTACGAGCTGCACGACTTGCTGCACGCCTACGCCTTGGAGCGTGCCGAGATCGACGAGAGCGCGGCGGAGCGGGACGAGGCGCTGGCGCGGTTGCTGTCGTGGTACCTGCACACCGCCGAGAACGTCTCGCGCGCCGTGGAGAAGCGGCGCCTGCTGGAACCGCTGCCGCCGCGCCCGGGCGAGCCGGCGCCGCCCCGGTTCGACTCGGCACCGGAGGCGATGGCCTGGTACGACGCCGAGCGCGGGAACCTCAGCGCGGTCCTGGCGCTCGCCGCCGACACCGGCCGGCACGAGCTCGCGCTGCGGCTGCCGGTGACGCTGCTGGGCTGCTACCAGCTGCGCAAGGACTGGACCCACTGGCGGGCCGGCTACGAGAGGGGGCTGGCCAGCGCGCGCGAGATCGGCGACCGGGCCGGGGAGAACCGCCTGCTGAACGGCCTCGGCCTGGCCCTGTACGACGTGCAGGAGTACGAGAAGGCGGTCGAGGTCTACGAAGCCGGCTTGGCGGTGGCCGAGGAGCTGGGCGACCTGTCGCAGGTGGCCTCGATCCTGGGCAACATCGCCGGCTGCCACAGCCGCCTCGGCGACTACGCCACCTCCGAACAGATGCACCTGCGCGGCCTGGAGCTGTTCCGCGAGGTGGGGAACCCGCAGAACCTGGCCTCGTCGCTGACGAACCTGGGCAACATGCTGCAAGAGGCCAAGCGCCTGGAGGAGGCGCGCACGGCGCAGACGGAGGCGTGGGCGGCGGCGCGCGAGGCCGGCAACCGCCGGTACGAGGCGATCATCCTGTTCAACCTCGCAGAGGTCTGCATGGACCTGGGCCGCCTGGCGGAGGCCGAGGAGGACTACCGCCTGTCGGTGGCGGCCGCCCGCGAAGCCGGGGACCGCCCGGTCGAGGCGGAGGCGCTGCGGTCGCTGGCACGGCCGCTGAGGGCCCTCTCGCGGCCCGCGGAGGCCCGGGAGGTGTTGCGGGAGGCGCTGGCGGTTTTCGAGGCGCTGGGGTCGCCGGAGGCGGCGGTGACGCGGGAGCGGTTGGCGGAGCTGGGAGGGTAA
- a CDS encoding DUF3052 domain-containing protein, translating to MQNDMKEDSSVGAVADTVPAAAANPLAVRLGFQAGEVVQELGWDEDCDEELRQAIMDTIGADLVDVDFEDVVDAVVLWHREDDGDLVDNLVDALTALADGGPIWLLTPKVGRDGHVEPSEIGEAAPTAGLSATSSISAGPNWSGTRLVSPKAGGKLAKSTVRAKVDDSAGN from the coding sequence ATGCAGAACGACATGAAGGAGGACAGTTCCGTGGGCGCGGTCGCGGACACGGTTCCGGCGGCCGCCGCCAATCCGCTGGCGGTGCGCCTGGGCTTCCAGGCGGGCGAGGTGGTGCAGGAACTCGGCTGGGACGAGGACTGCGACGAGGAACTGCGTCAGGCCATCATGGACACGATCGGCGCGGATCTGGTCGACGTGGACTTCGAAGACGTGGTCGACGCGGTGGTGCTGTGGCACCGCGAGGACGACGGCGACCTGGTGGACAACCTGGTCGACGCGCTGACCGCGCTGGCCGACGGCGGACCGATCTGGCTCCTGACGCCCAAGGTGGGGCGCGACGGCCACGTGGAGCCCAGCGAGATCGGCGAGGCGGCCCCGACCGCCGGACTGTCGGCGACCTCCAGCATCAGCGCCGGCCCGAACTGGTCCGGCACCCGCCTGGTGAGCCCGAAGGCCGGCGGCAAGCTGGCGAAGTCCACGGTCCGGGCCAAGGTCGACGACAGCGCGGGGAACTAG
- the aceE gene encoding pyruvate dehydrogenase (acetyl-transferring), homodimeric type: MAPGQERFPIISDGLPTQLPDVDPNETAEWIESLDSVVNEQGRQRARYLMLRLLQEARAKQVGVPGLRSTDYINTIPPEAEPWFPGDEDIERRIRAFIRWNAAIMVSRANRPGLGVGGHIATYASAASLYEVGFNHFFRGKDHGESGDQVYFQGHASPGIYARAFLEGRLTEQHLDGFRQETSQAPFGLSSYPHPRLMPDFWEFPTVSMGLGPIGAIYQARFNKYMYSRGIADTSRSHVWAFLGDGETDEPESLGAIGLAARDELDNLTFVINCNLQRLDGPVRGNGKIIQELESTFRGAGWNVIKVIWGRDWDPLLAQDTDGALVNKMNTTPDGQFQTYSVESGAYIRENFFGDDARLRKMVGDMSDDQLRTLSRGGHDYRKVYAAFKAAREHTGQPTVILAHTIKGWTLGEHFEARNATHQMKKLTKAELKSFRDRLHLPITDAQLEADLPPYFHPGENSPEIQYMKERRAALGGYLPRRQIRSKPLILPGDDVYGQLKKGSGKQAMATTMAFVRLLKDLMRDKNIGARFVPIIPDEARTFGMDSLFPTAKIYSPHGQTYDAVDRDLLLSYKESTQGQILHEGISEAGSTASLVASGSSYATHGEATIPVYIFYSMFGFQRTGDQFWQMSDQLGRGFVLGATAGRTTLTGEGLQHADGHSHLLASTNPAAVAYDPAFAFEISHIVQDGLRRMYGSSEEHPHGEDVFYYVTVYNEPYQQPAEPAGVDTEGILKGLYRYAAAPDGPADRPKAQILASGVGVTWALKAQQMLAEEWGVAADVWSATSWTELRRDALAADERALLYPEEEPRTPYVTQILGATEGPIVAVSDWMRAVPDQIAQWVPGDATSPQRYTSLGADGFGFADTRGAARRFFHIDAESVVTAVLAQLAKRGEVKREAPAEAVRKYQLHDVRAAGAGPTGGEA; this comes from the coding sequence GTGGCACCCGGACAAGAGCGTTTCCCCATCATCAGTGACGGCCTGCCCACTCAGCTGCCGGACGTGGACCCGAACGAGACCGCGGAGTGGATCGAGTCCCTGGACTCAGTCGTCAACGAACAGGGCCGCCAGCGCGCGCGGTACCTGATGCTGCGCCTCCTGCAGGAAGCCCGCGCGAAACAGGTCGGCGTGCCCGGCCTGCGCTCCACGGACTACATCAACACGATCCCGCCGGAGGCCGAGCCCTGGTTCCCGGGCGACGAGGACATCGAGCGCCGGATCCGGGCGTTCATCCGGTGGAACGCCGCCATCATGGTGTCCCGGGCGAACCGTCCGGGCCTGGGCGTCGGCGGCCACATCGCCACCTACGCCTCGGCCGCGTCGCTGTACGAGGTGGGCTTCAACCACTTCTTCCGCGGCAAGGACCACGGCGAGTCCGGCGACCAGGTCTACTTCCAGGGCCACGCCTCGCCGGGCATCTACGCCCGCGCGTTCCTCGAGGGCCGGCTCACCGAGCAGCACCTGGACGGCTTCCGTCAGGAGACCTCCCAGGCGCCCTTCGGCCTGTCCTCCTACCCCCACCCGCGCCTGATGCCGGACTTCTGGGAGTTCCCGACCGTGTCGATGGGCCTGGGCCCGATCGGCGCGATCTACCAGGCCCGGTTCAACAAGTACATGTACTCCCGCGGCATCGCGGACACCTCGCGCAGCCACGTCTGGGCGTTCCTCGGCGACGGCGAGACCGACGAGCCGGAGTCGCTCGGCGCGATCGGCCTGGCGGCCCGCGACGAGCTGGACAACCTGACCTTCGTGATCAACTGCAACCTGCAGCGCCTGGACGGCCCGGTGCGCGGCAACGGCAAGATCATCCAGGAGCTGGAGTCCACCTTCCGGGGCGCCGGCTGGAACGTCATCAAGGTGATCTGGGGCCGCGACTGGGACCCGCTGCTGGCCCAGGACACCGACGGCGCGCTGGTGAACAAGATGAACACCACGCCCGACGGCCAGTTCCAGACCTACTCGGTGGAGTCCGGCGCCTACATCCGCGAGAACTTCTTCGGGGACGACGCCCGGCTGCGCAAGATGGTCGGCGACATGTCCGACGACCAGCTGCGCACCCTCTCGCGCGGCGGCCACGACTACCGCAAGGTGTACGCGGCGTTCAAGGCGGCCCGCGAGCACACCGGGCAGCCGACCGTGATCCTCGCCCACACCATCAAGGGCTGGACCCTCGGCGAGCACTTCGAGGCCCGCAACGCCACGCACCAGATGAAGAAGCTCACCAAGGCCGAGCTCAAGAGCTTCCGCGACCGGCTGCACCTGCCGATCACGGACGCCCAGCTGGAGGCGGACCTGCCGCCGTACTTCCACCCGGGCGAGAACTCCCCCGAGATCCAGTACATGAAGGAGCGCCGCGCCGCGCTCGGCGGCTACCTGCCGCGCCGGCAGATCCGCTCCAAGCCGCTGATCCTGCCCGGCGACGACGTCTACGGCCAGCTCAAGAAGGGCTCCGGCAAGCAGGCGATGGCCACCACCATGGCCTTCGTCCGGCTGCTCAAGGACCTGATGCGGGACAAGAACATCGGCGCGCGGTTCGTGCCGATCATCCCGGACGAGGCCCGCACCTTCGGCATGGACTCGCTGTTCCCGACCGCGAAGATCTACTCGCCGCACGGCCAGACCTACGACGCGGTCGACCGCGACCTGCTCCTGTCGTACAAGGAGTCCACGCAGGGCCAGATCCTGCACGAGGGCATCAGCGAGGCCGGCTCCACGGCGTCCCTGGTGGCCTCGGGCAGCTCCTACGCCACGCACGGCGAGGCGACGATCCCGGTCTACATCTTCTACTCGATGTTCGGGTTCCAGCGCACCGGCGACCAGTTCTGGCAGATGTCCGACCAGCTCGGGCGCGGCTTCGTGCTGGGCGCCACGGCCGGCCGCACCACGCTGACCGGCGAGGGCCTGCAGCACGCGGACGGCCACTCGCACCTGCTGGCCTCCACCAACCCGGCGGCGGTCGCCTACGACCCGGCGTTCGCCTTCGAGATCAGCCACATCGTGCAGGACGGTCTGCGCCGCATGTACGGGTCCTCGGAGGAGCACCCGCACGGCGAGGACGTGTTCTACTACGTCACCGTCTACAACGAGCCGTACCAGCAGCCCGCTGAGCCGGCCGGGGTGGACACCGAGGGCATCCTCAAGGGCCTGTACCGCTACGCGGCCGCCCCGGACGGCCCCGCCGACAGGCCCAAGGCCCAGATCCTGGCCTCGGGTGTCGGCGTCACGTGGGCTCTGAAGGCGCAGCAGATGCTGGCCGAGGAGTGGGGCGTGGCGGCGGACGTGTGGTCGGCCACCTCGTGGACCGAGCTGCGCCGCGACGCGCTGGCCGCCGACGAGCGCGCGCTGCTCTATCCCGAGGAGGAGCCGCGCACGCCGTACGTCACGCAGATCCTGGGCGCCACCGAGGGCCCGATCGTGGCGGTCTCGGACTGGATGCGCGCGGTACCGGACCAGATCGCGCAGTGGGTGCCGGGCGACGCCACGTCGCCGCAGCGGTACACCTCGCTGGGCGCCGACGGCTTCGGTTTCGCGGACACCCGCGGCGCCGCGCGCCGGTTCTTCCACATCGACGCCGAGTCCGTGGTGACCGCGGTCCTGGCCCAGCTCGCCAAGCGCGGCGAGGTCAAGCGGGAGGCCCCGGCCGAGGCGGTCCGCAAGTACCAGCTGCACGACGTGCGCGCCGCGGGCGCCGGTCCGACCGGCGGCGAGGCGTAG
- a CDS encoding DHA2 family efflux MFS transporter permease subunit, giving the protein MTPVASAEAGSVRLGTPIGRGVLATTILGSAMAFLDGTVVNIALPRIGHQFGASLAGLQWTVTGYTLTLAAFVLVGGSLGDRFGRRRVFLIGVIWFALASLACGLAPSLGFLIAFRAIQGVGSALLTPGALALIQSVFHPDDRAKAVGAWSGLASIAGAAGPLVGGYLIEYASWRWIFLINLPLAVAVVAIALRYVPESRELVAGHFDLPGAVLGALGLAGVTYALVEAGAKGLGSASVIVTAVAGIAALVAFVLVERRSPAPMMPLSLFSSREFSAANALTLTAYGALGALFFFFATYLQVVGGYKPLQAGLASLPTTIVMMTLSSRVGALTTKLGARRLMTAGGVLTAIGTLLLATSGHHPNYWAHILPALLVFSLGMVMVAVPVTVTVLNSTTTDRAGIASGVNNAVARAAGALAVAAFPLLVGLKGDGYADPAKLEPAFSKAMVLSAALFAVSGAIAWFGIRDAATRPTPEHPVEGPQCTTCLPIGSPGLEPDHQRGAGNAPAGVGGASA; this is encoded by the coding sequence GTGACCCCGGTTGCCTCCGCCGAAGCGGGCAGCGTCCGACTGGGCACGCCGATCGGCCGCGGCGTCCTGGCGACCACCATCCTGGGCTCGGCGATGGCGTTCCTCGACGGGACCGTCGTGAACATCGCGCTGCCGCGGATCGGCCACCAGTTCGGCGCCTCGCTGGCCGGGCTGCAGTGGACCGTGACCGGCTACACGCTGACGCTGGCGGCGTTCGTCCTCGTCGGCGGCTCGCTCGGCGACCGCTTCGGCCGCCGCCGGGTGTTCCTGATCGGCGTGATCTGGTTCGCGCTCGCCTCCCTGGCCTGCGGCCTGGCCCCGAGCCTGGGCTTCCTGATCGCGTTCCGGGCGATCCAGGGCGTGGGCAGCGCGCTGCTGACGCCCGGCGCCCTGGCGCTGATCCAGTCCGTCTTCCACCCCGACGACCGCGCGAAGGCCGTCGGCGCCTGGTCCGGCCTGGCGAGCATCGCCGGCGCGGCCGGCCCGCTGGTCGGCGGGTACCTGATCGAGTACGCGTCGTGGCGCTGGATCTTCCTGATCAACCTGCCGCTGGCGGTCGCGGTGGTGGCGATCGCGCTGCGCTACGTGCCGGAGTCCAGGGAACTGGTCGCCGGCCACTTCGACCTGCCCGGCGCCGTCCTCGGCGCGCTGGGACTGGCCGGCGTCACCTACGCGCTGGTCGAGGCCGGGGCGAAGGGGCTGGGATCGGCGAGCGTGATCGTGACGGCTGTGGCCGGGATCGCCGCGCTGGTGGCCTTCGTGCTGGTGGAACGGCGCTCGCCGGCCCCGATGATGCCGCTGTCGCTGTTCAGCTCCCGGGAGTTCAGCGCGGCCAACGCCCTGACGCTGACCGCGTACGGGGCGCTCGGCGCGCTGTTCTTCTTCTTCGCCACGTACCTGCAGGTGGTCGGCGGCTACAAGCCGCTCCAGGCGGGGCTGGCGTCGCTGCCGACCACGATCGTGATGATGACGCTGTCCTCCCGGGTCGGCGCCCTGACCACGAAGCTCGGCGCGCGCCGCCTGATGACCGCCGGCGGCGTGCTGACCGCGATCGGCACGCTGCTCCTGGCGACCTCCGGGCACCACCCGAACTACTGGGCGCACATCCTGCCGGCGCTGCTGGTGTTCTCGCTGGGCATGGTGATGGTCGCGGTCCCGGTGACCGTGACGGTCCTGAACTCGACCACCACCGACCGCGCGGGTATCGCCAGCGGCGTGAACAACGCCGTGGCGCGCGCGGCCGGGGCGCTGGCGGTGGCGGCGTTCCCGCTGCTGGTGGGACTGAAGGGCGACGGGTACGCGGATCCGGCCAAGCTGGAGCCGGCGTTCAGCAAGGCGATGGTGCTGTCGGCGGCGCTGTTCGCGGTGAGCGGCGCGATCGCGTGGTTCGGCATCCGCGACGCGGCGACCCGGCCGACCCCGGAGCACCCGGTCGAGGGACCGCAGTGCACGACGTGTCTGCCGATCGGCAGTCCGGGGCTGGAGCCGGATCACCAGCGGGGAGCGGGGAACGCTCCGGCGGGGGTCGGCGGGGCTTCGGCCTGA